A window of the Butyricimonas faecalis genome harbors these coding sequences:
- a CDS encoding aldose epimerase family protein → MELKEYILKNECLEIHVCNLGGIIKNIFVRDCRWKLVDVVLGFDTLEQYIDPEYRKNYPYFGALIGRYGNRIKGGEITIDNTTYTLNKNEKGNTLHGGTPGFDQRLWDVEQPDDEHLILRYTSPDGENGFPGTLDATVYYSIENNVFRVVYEASCDQPTHVNLTQHPYFNLRPTDENIGNHELRLYTSQYLEITPDLIPTGTVLSADKKHAFNFNKPLFLTLQEEGLDDCYTFENPIEPQLMAELSHPKNGITVTILSDYPGLQVYTGQEINVANGKGGKHYGPYSGIALEAQMLPDSPHHPHFPSTRLNPGERYRHKTIYSFNCFSAEEDYGEEIEG, encoded by the coding sequence ATGGAACTGAAAGAATATATTCTCAAGAATGAATGCCTTGAAATTCACGTATGTAATCTGGGTGGAATTATTAAAAACATATTTGTACGCGATTGCAGATGGAAGCTCGTAGACGTGGTTTTAGGATTTGATACCCTTGAACAATATATTGACCCGGAGTACCGGAAGAATTATCCTTATTTCGGCGCGCTCATCGGGCGCTACGGCAACCGTATCAAAGGCGGGGAGATTACGATTGACAACACGACTTACACGTTGAACAAGAATGAAAAAGGGAATACCCTCCACGGGGGAACGCCCGGTTTCGACCAACGCCTGTGGGACGTGGAACAACCGGACGACGAACACCTCATCCTGCGTTACACAAGCCCGGACGGGGAAAACGGCTTTCCCGGCACGCTGGACGCGACGGTGTACTATTCCATTGAAAACAACGTGTTCCGGGTGGTTTACGAAGCCAGTTGCGATCAACCGACACACGTGAACCTCACGCAACACCCCTATTTCAATTTAAGACCGACCGACGAAAATATCGGGAATCACGAACTACGGCTTTATACCTCGCAATACTTGGAAATAACGCCCGATTTAATCCCAACGGGGACGGTGTTATCGGCGGATAAAAAACACGCTTTCAATTTCAACAAACCGCTTTTCCTCACCTTGCAGGAAGAGGGGTTGGATGATTGCTACACGTTCGAGAACCCGATAGAACCCCAACTCATGGCCGAATTGTCCCACCCGAAAAACGGGATCACGGTTACCATTCTGTCGGATTACCCGGGCTTGCAAGTTTACACGGGCCAAGAGATTAACGTGGCCAACGGAAAAGGCGGAAAGCACTACGGTCCTTATTCGGGAATTGCCCTGGAGGCGCAAATGCTTCCAGACAGTCCTCACCATCCTCATTTTCCTTCCACCCGTTTGAATCCGGGCGAACGGTATCGCCACAAAACGATCTACTCGTTTAACTGTTTCAGCGCGGAAGAAGACTACGGGGAGGAAATCGAGGGGTAA
- a CDS encoding DHA2 family efflux MFS transporter permease subunit — translation MNAIAATPLGNGSYKWFVLFNVMLTTFMAVLDSTVVNTGLPVIMGTLGASMNSAEWILTGYMLSMATILPAAGWLSDRFGYKRIFIFSLTVFTIGSFMCGNSTAIGELVFWRIFQGIGGGLLMPVGMAVVTTVFPVEQRGMALGFWAIASAASVSFGPLIGGYLVDNLNWNYIFFVNIPIGIFSIIYTMIVQREYKLGTRQKFDIPGFITSAIFLPVFLYGLSEVTSSTNTKGWSSPLVLGCMWVAVVSFVLFLYTELTVKHPMINLKIFKDHNFSLANLIVFIFGIGMFGSTFLIPLYMQDSLGYSAYQTGLFFLPVGFLQAVASPLAGNASRWVNPKVVIVLGLFLLCASFYMNYSFSFLTDKWYIMVSLYLRGVGLGILYPPLLNVSLRQIDNRQMAQASSVTNIVRQIGGSFGVAMFSHLLSQRQTYHTERYHETIAYTGETYSNMVDGLSRFFRSNGGLGHAESVSYAKQYILEHVDMEAYISGINDVFFVAFITALMAVIPMFFLKTKRK, via the coding sequence ATGAACGCTATTGCCGCTACGCCGTTAGGAAACGGGAGTTACAAGTGGTTCGTGTTGTTTAACGTCATGTTGACAACGTTCATGGCCGTGCTTGATTCCACGGTCGTCAACACGGGTTTACCCGTGATTATGGGAACACTTGGTGCCTCCATGAATAGTGCCGAATGGATATTAACCGGTTACATGCTTTCCATGGCAACCATTCTTCCGGCCGCCGGGTGGTTATCCGATCGTTTCGGTTACAAGCGAATCTTTATTTTCTCGCTGACGGTATTTACCATCGGTTCGTTCATGTGCGGCAATTCCACGGCAATCGGGGAACTGGTATTCTGGCGTATATTCCAAGGAATCGGGGGTGGTTTGCTGATGCCCGTGGGGATGGCTGTGGTCACCACTGTTTTCCCGGTGGAACAACGGGGTATGGCACTCGGATTCTGGGCGATCGCCTCGGCAGCCTCTGTCTCCTTCGGACCGCTTATCGGGGGGTATCTCGTGGATAACCTGAATTGGAATTATATCTTTTTCGTGAATATCCCGATAGGAATATTCAGCATTATATACACGATGATCGTGCAGCGGGAATACAAGTTGGGGACGAGGCAAAAATTTGACATACCGGGTTTTATCACGTCTGCCATATTTTTGCCCGTATTCCTATACGGGTTGTCCGAGGTGACATCAAGCACGAACACGAAAGGATGGTCCAGCCCGTTGGTGTTGGGATGTATGTGGGTGGCGGTAGTTAGTTTCGTGTTATTCCTTTACACGGAATTGACGGTAAAACATCCCATGATTAATCTCAAGATCTTCAAGGATCATAATTTCTCACTGGCAAACCTGATCGTGTTTATATTCGGGATCGGGATGTTCGGGAGCACCTTCCTAATCCCTTTGTACATGCAGGATTCACTGGGGTATTCGGCCTATCAGACGGGATTGTTCTTCCTGCCCGTGGGATTTTTGCAGGCAGTGGCATCCCCGTTGGCGGGCAATGCTTCCCGGTGGGTGAACCCGAAAGTGGTGATCGTGCTGGGATTATTCCTGTTGTGTGCCAGCTTTTACATGAACTACTCCTTCTCCTTTCTCACGGATAAGTGGTACATTATGGTTAGTCTCTATTTGCGGGGAGTCGGGTTAGGAATCCTTTACCCGCCTTTGCTTAACGTGTCGTTGCGGCAAATCGACAACCGGCAAATGGCACAGGCATCAAGCGTGACGAACATCGTGCGGCAAATCGGGGGAAGCTTCGGGGTAGCCATGTTCAGCCATTTGTTGAGCCAGCGCCAGACATACCACACGGAGCGTTATCACGAAACGATTGCCTACACGGGAGAAACTTATTCGAACATGGTGGACGGGTTAAGTCGCTTTTTTAGGTCGAATGGTGGATTGGGACACGCGGAATCCGTGTCTTATGCGAAACAATATATACTCGAACACGTGGATATGGAAGCCTATATCAGTGGTATTAACGATGTATTTTTCGTGGCTTTCATAACCGCGTTGATGGCCGTGATTCCCATGTTTTTCTTGAAAACCAAACGAAAATAG
- a CDS encoding HlyD family secretion protein: MAGTTVTVPGKGEKRKIVFLIVFIVAAIVVAVLWWLDYRKYIRTDDANLDSFRVSVSAPVAGQVVRLYVMEGDTVKRGDTLLMLDHSACTVMAPVDGIIGKRWILPGDRIEAGQTALTLNRATDIWVAVYLEETKFKEIYLGQKAQFTLDAYDKLTFEGRVYYIGDNTASEFALVPPNNASGNFTKVTQRIPLKISIDKVEGDDEQKARVKLVSGMSATVKIKKERP, translated from the coding sequence ATGGCAGGTACAACAGTAACAGTCCCCGGTAAAGGGGAGAAGAGGAAAATCGTATTCTTGATTGTTTTTATTGTTGCGGCAATCGTGGTTGCAGTCCTATGGTGGCTGGATTATAGGAAATATATCCGCACGGACGATGCAAATCTTGACTCGTTTCGAGTGAGTGTTTCGGCCCCGGTGGCGGGACAGGTCGTTCGCCTGTACGTGATGGAAGGGGACACCGTGAAACGGGGTGACACGCTGTTGATGCTTGACCATAGTGCCTGCACGGTGATGGCTCCTGTAGATGGCATTATCGGGAAACGTTGGATACTACCGGGTGACCGGATTGAAGCGGGACAAACGGCATTGACCTTGAACCGGGCGACAGATATTTGGGTGGCAGTTTATTTGGAGGAAACGAAGTTCAAGGAGATCTATCTCGGGCAGAAGGCTCAATTCACGTTGGACGCGTACGATAAACTGACTTTCGAGGGACGGGTGTATTACATCGGGGACAACACGGCCTCGGAGTTCGCTCTTGTCCCGCCGAACAATGCCTCCGGTAATTTCACGAAAGTAACCCAACGCATACCGTTGAAAATATCTATCGATAAAGTGGAAGGTGACGACGAGCAGAAGGCCCGGGTAAAGCTGGTTTCGGGTATGTCTGCGACGGTTAAAATCAAAAAGGAGCGACCATGA